A single Triticum dicoccoides isolate Atlit2015 ecotype Zavitan chromosome 2A, WEW_v2.0, whole genome shotgun sequence DNA region contains:
- the LOC119359219 gene encoding uncharacterized protein LOC119359219, producing MAGRNLGAAGANGLARPPKIDVKTLWMSSLRWPSPGPGAGQAVEALVTCLFFTFVTVLLQALLAIALSEKPAPTVLPPRVNQWMMALSVWTSGVLFYLIYVSMAGGYAAGPSCSDLVIAGVAGDVSLAMTVYNMLQRPVFA from the exons ATGGCCG GCCGCAACTTGGGCGCCGCAGGAGCAAACGGGTTAGCCAGG CCGCCCAAGATCGACGTGAAGACGCTCTGGATGTCCTCGCTTCGGTGGCCGAGTCCCGGCCCCGGCGCCGGCCAGGCCGTGGAAGCCCTGGTCACCTGCCTCTTCTTCACGTTCGTCACCGTCCTGCTGCAGGCGCTGCTCGCCATCGCGCTGTCGGAGaagccggcgccgacggtgcttccGCCTCGCGTGAACCAGTGGATGATGGCCCTCTCCGTGTGGACGTCCGGCGTCCTGTTCTACCTGATCTACGTCTCCATGGCCGGCGGGTACGCGGCGGGGCCGAGCTGCTCGGACCTGGTCATCGCCGGGGTCGCGGGTGATGTGAGCCTCGCCATGACCGTCTACAACATGCTGCAG CGCCCCGTCTTTGCTTAG